CCATGTCCTGCATCGTCTGCGCGAGTCCGCCGCTGCCGCCGCTGCGGATGTAGAAGCCGCCGTTGATGCCCTTGCGCGCCTCCACCACGCCCGAGACCTCGAGACTGCGCAGCGCATCGCGCGCAGCCGCGCGGCCGATGCCGAAGCGCTCGGCCAACTCGCGCTCGCCGGGGAGCCGGTCGCCCGGCTTCAGCTCCCCGCTCATGAGCTGGTCGCGGATGCGGTCGCACACGGCCTCGAAGCCGCGGCGCGTGCGCACGGGCTGATAGAGCGATTCGTTCGACATGGAGCAGGTGTCCTTTTTGGGGTTCCAGAGTATTGCATATTCATTGGTTGAACCATAAGATAGTTCACCATGGACCTGGACCTGAGCCCCGAACAGCGCGCCTTCAGAGACGAGGTGCGCACCTTCATCCGGTCGCGCCTGCCCGCGGAGATCCGCGAACGGCTGCGCGCCGGCCATCCACCGCGCAAGCAGGACACCGTGACCTGGCAGCGCATCCTCAACGAGCGCGGCTGGGCCGCGCCGCACTGGCCCCGGCGCTATGGCGGCGCCGACCTCGGGCAGATGGAGCGGCTGATCCTGCTCGACGAGATCTACCGCGCGCCAGCGCCGCTGCCGCAGGTGTTCAACGTCGGCATGCTCGGGCCGGTGCTGATGAAGTTCGGCACGCCCGCGCAGTGCGACCATTTCCTGCCGCGCCTCGCCAATCTCGATGTGTGGTTCTGCCAGGGCTTCTCGGAGCCCGGCTCCGGCTCCGACCTTGCTTCCCTGCGCACCAGCGCACGCCGGGACGGGGACCACTATGTCGTCAACGGCCAGAAGATCTGGACCACCACGGCGCACCTGGCCGACTGGGTGTTCGCGCTCGTGCGCACCGACAGCGAGGCGCGCAAGCAGGAGGGCATCTCGTTCCTGCTGATCGACCTGCGCACGCCCGGCATCACCATCCGTCCGATCCGCTCCATCGATGGCGAGCACCATCTGAACGAGGTGTTCTTCGACGAGGTGCGCGTGCCCGCGGCCAACCTGGTGGGCCAGGAGAACAAGGGCTGGGACTGCGCCAAGTACCTGCTGGTCAACGAGCGCACCGGCATCGCCAATGTCGGCCTGTGCCGCGAGCGGCTCGACTACGCGCGCGAGCTCGCCGCACGCCACGCGCAGGCCGGCAGGCCCTTGCTGGACGACGCGGGGCTGCGCGGCGAGATCGCCCGGCTCGACGCCGAGATCCGGGCGCTGGAGATCACCAACTGGCGCTTCCTGCTCACGCAGAGCGAGCAGCAGCGCCTGCCCGCCTTCGCCTCGGTGCTCAAGCTCAAGGGCACCGAGCTGCAGCAGGAGATCAACGCGCTCCTGGCGCGCATCGCCGGCCCCGGCGGGCTGGAGCGCCGTCCCGCGGAGGAGGTGGCGCACGGCCCGCTCGCGGCGCGCTATTTCTACTCGCGCGCCGCCTCCATCTACGGCGGCACGACCGAGATACAGAAGGACATCCTGGCCAAGGCCATCGTCGGCTGAACAGGAGCACGCACATGAATTTCGAACTGAACGAGGATCAGGCCGCACTGGCGGAAAGCCTGCAGCGCATGCTGGCTGACCGCTGCGCCTTCGAGCAGCGCCGCGCGCTGGTGGCCTCCGGCGCGGCGCACGACGACAAGACCTGGGGCGCACTCGCCGAGCTGGGCGTGACCGCACTGCCGCTGCCCGAGGCGCACGGCGGCTTCGGCGGCGGCGCGCGCGACCTGCTGCCGGTGATGCAGGCCCTGGGCCGGTCGCTGTCGATGGAACCCTTTCTCGCAAGCACGGTGCTCGCGGGCACCGCCCTGCGCCTGGGCGCGGACGAGGCCACGCAGTCGCGCCTGCTCCCTCGCATGGCCAGCGGCGAACTCGTGCTGGCCTGGGCCCACGACGAGCCCGCCGGCCGGCACGCGCCGTTGTGGGT
Above is a window of Variovorax sp. RA8 DNA encoding:
- a CDS encoding acyl-CoA dehydrogenase family protein; this translates as MDLDLSPEQRAFRDEVRTFIRSRLPAEIRERLRAGHPPRKQDTVTWQRILNERGWAAPHWPRRYGGADLGQMERLILLDEIYRAPAPLPQVFNVGMLGPVLMKFGTPAQCDHFLPRLANLDVWFCQGFSEPGSGSDLASLRTSARRDGDHYVVNGQKIWTTTAHLADWVFALVRTDSEARKQEGISFLLIDLRTPGITIRPIRSIDGEHHLNEVFFDEVRVPAANLVGQENKGWDCAKYLLVNERTGIANVGLCRERLDYARELAARHAQAGRPLLDDAGLRGEIARLDAEIRALEITNWRFLLTQSEQQRLPAFASVLKLKGTELQQEINALLARIAGPGGLERRPAEEVAHGPLAARYFYSRAASIYGGTTEIQKDILAKAIVG